In one window of Streptomyces sp. NBC_01224 DNA:
- a CDS encoding GTP-binding protein, whose translation MPSEHADNTHGETAEEAVETDALALKILVAGGFGVGKTTLVGAVSEIRPLRTEELLSEAGQSVDDTGGVDQKTTTTVAMDFGRITIRSGLSLYLFGTPGQDRFWFLWDELSQGALGAVVLADTRRLEGCFPAVDYFEHRGIPFVVAVNCFAGARAYGEREVSRALDLDLGTPVVLCDARDRDSGKEVLIRTVEYAGRMHTARLLDSVSRPSRRASVARQGART comes from the coding sequence ATGCCTTCCGAGCACGCTGACAACACCCACGGGGAGACGGCCGAGGAGGCCGTGGAGACCGACGCTCTCGCACTGAAGATTTTGGTCGCCGGAGGCTTCGGGGTCGGGAAGACGACGCTGGTCGGCGCGGTCAGCGAGATCCGGCCGCTGCGGACGGAGGAACTCCTCAGCGAGGCCGGACAGTCGGTCGATGACACCGGCGGGGTCGATCAGAAGACCACGACGACCGTCGCCATGGATTTCGGACGCATCACCATCCGGTCCGGTCTCTCGCTCTATCTGTTCGGCACGCCGGGACAGGACCGTTTCTGGTTCCTGTGGGACGAGCTTTCCCAAGGGGCGCTCGGGGCCGTCGTTCTCGCCGACACCCGGCGCCTGGAAGGCTGTTTCCCGGCCGTCGACTACTTCGAGCACCGTGGCATCCCCTTCGTCGTAGCGGTCAACTGCTTCGCGGGCGCCCGCGCCTACGGCGAACGCGAAGTGTCCCGTGCCCTCGACCTCGACCTCGGCACGCCCGTCGTGCTGTGTGATGCGCGTGACCGGGACTCCGGCAAGGAAGTCCTGATCCGCACGGTCGAATACGCCGGCCGGATGCACACCGCCCGGCTCCTCGACTCGGTGAGCCGACCCTCCCGGCGCGCATCTGTTGCGCGCCAAGGGGCCAGGACTTAG
- a CDS encoding DUF6397 family protein, which yields MTVTEAVCTETASTMAMGTAAQELQLKRGEFAIAVHLGLVRVLVQQGGGRSRVRREEVDRLRLQDGFPEALRERVHTVGTAEGAQLLRISPDRFTKLARSGCLTPIMFYLNRYRAVVWLYLAQELAEFAARESQLLAGKSPAWVRSRLAGGADFRAHNWRSRRIERLMSLTEDPWARAAVLAVTLDPVQLAEVVDDPYERAYLARIRPEPVFGPTGSPSAREAMGRLMQADEPDEILWRRVGLITELDNAREARPAPRPGDEWRPGPGPGPRNGPGPGPRNGPGPGPRNGPGPGPRNGPGPGPGNGPGNGLEREQEPEPEPVVEPEPASVCEPEVFHPDPVFGPVPASEPAPTFVPVRDCDPVRDPAPDPALAPTAAPEAALGLLARLGLRRRASRPPCR from the coding sequence ATGACTGTTACCGAAGCTGTGTGTACGGAGACCGCAAGCACGATGGCTATGGGCACAGCAGCCCAGGAACTTCAGCTGAAGCGCGGCGAGTTCGCCATTGCCGTGCATCTGGGTCTGGTCCGCGTGCTGGTGCAGCAGGGTGGCGGAAGGTCGAGGGTCCGCAGGGAGGAGGTCGACCGGCTGCGGTTGCAGGACGGGTTCCCGGAGGCGCTGCGCGAGAGGGTGCACACTGTCGGGACGGCGGAAGGTGCCCAACTGCTCAGGATCAGTCCGGACCGCTTCACCAAGCTGGCCCGCTCGGGATGCCTCACTCCGATCATGTTCTACCTCAACCGGTACCGGGCGGTGGTCTGGCTCTATCTCGCCCAGGAGCTTGCGGAGTTCGCCGCCAGGGAGTCTCAGCTCCTGGCGGGGAAGAGCCCGGCCTGGGTACGTAGCCGGTTGGCGGGAGGTGCCGACTTCCGTGCGCACAACTGGCGCTCGCGCCGCATCGAACGGCTGATGAGCCTCACGGAGGACCCCTGGGCCCGCGCGGCCGTGCTCGCGGTCACGCTGGACCCGGTGCAGTTGGCGGAGGTGGTCGACGATCCGTATGAGCGCGCCTACCTCGCCAGGATCCGGCCCGAACCGGTCTTCGGGCCAACGGGGTCGCCTTCTGCGAGGGAGGCCATGGGGCGTCTGATGCAGGCCGACGAACCGGACGAGATCCTGTGGCGGCGGGTCGGCCTGATCACGGAGCTGGACAACGCCCGGGAGGCCCGGCCGGCTCCGCGTCCGGGCGACGAGTGGCGCCCCGGCCCCGGCCCCGGCCCCAGGAACGGCCCCGGCCCCGGCCCCAGGAACGGCCCCGGCCCCGGCCCCAGGAACGGCCCCGGCCCCGGCCCCAGGAACGGCCCCGGCCCCGGCCCCGGGAACGGCCCCGGGAACGGGCTCGAGAGGGAGCAGGAACCTGAGCCCGAACCCGTCGTTGAGCCCGAACCTGCCTCGGTCTGCGAACCCGAGGTCTTCCACCCCGACCCGGTATTTGGTCCCGTCCCGGCGTCCGAGCCCGCACCAACCTTCGTTCCTGTACGCGATTGCGATCCGGTACGTGATCCGGCGCCCGATCCCGCACTTGCGCCGACAGCGGCTCCAGAAGCCGCACTTGGGCTGCTCGCCCGGCTCGGTCTGCGTAGGCGCGCATCCCGGCCTCCTTGCCGGTAA
- a CDS encoding roadblock/LC7 domain-containing protein: MALDRELDWLLDDLTSRVEHIRHALVLSNDGLVTGASTGLAREDAEHLAAVSSGLHSLARGSGRHFRAGKARQTMVEFDEALLFVTAAGDGSCLCVLSAAEADVGQVAYEMTLLVNRVGEHLGVAARQAGSEGDKRT; the protein is encoded by the coding sequence ATGGCGCTGGACAGGGAACTCGACTGGCTCCTTGACGATCTCACGAGCAGGGTCGAGCACATACGGCACGCGTTGGTGCTGTCGAACGACGGGCTGGTGACCGGAGCGAGCACAGGCCTGGCGCGTGAGGACGCGGAGCATCTCGCAGCGGTCTCGTCCGGGCTGCACAGCCTCGCCCGCGGATCGGGACGCCACTTCCGCGCAGGGAAGGCCCGGCAGACCATGGTGGAATTCGACGAGGCACTGCTCTTTGTGACTGCCGCAGGGGACGGCAGCTGTCTGTGCGTGCTGAGCGCGGCCGAGGCCGACGTCGGGCAGGTCGCGTACGAGATGACGCTGCTCGTGAACAGAGTCGGAGAGCATCTCGGTGTTGCCGCGCGTCAGGCGGGAAGCGAAGGAGACAAGCGGACCTGA